One genomic window of Arvicola amphibius chromosome 4, mArvAmp1.2, whole genome shotgun sequence includes the following:
- the LOC119811334 gene encoding zinc finger protein 431-like isoform X1 encodes MDPAAGSCIESTGKLGCCTMSAVTYDDVHIDFSFEEWALLDLSQKSLYKSVMLETYRNLTAIGYRWETRPIEEGCQSSRRHGRHERICTGEKPSEFTQCCIAFACHSHLQRIESNHTGKKPYKSIGYGAASAHRTGEKSFEHSQCGKAFAQHSHLQNHKKIHSGEKLYNCNQCGKAFGCHRYLQKHKRRHTGEKPYECHQCGKAFSQPHNLQIHKRTHTGEKPYECHQCGKAFSQLSNLQIHKRTHTGEKPYECYQCGKAFSRPSSFQKHKRTHTGEKPYECHQCGKAFSHSSSFQIHKRIHTGEKPYECHQCDKAFSRYKHFQIHKRTHTGEKPYECIQCGKDFASNSHLQVHKRTHTGEKPYKCNQCGKDFISNNHLQVHKRTHTGEKPYECNQCGRAFGRHNHLQVHKRIHSGEKPYECIQCGKAFTRNYYLQVHKITHSGEKPYECNQCGRAFGRLSYLQRHKITHSGEKPYECNECGKAFAFHSYLQAHKRTHIGEKPYTCNECGKAFVRQSYLQVHKRTHSGEKPYSCNECGKAFTSQSYLQVHKRLHSGEKPYNCNECGKAFTSHSYLQVHKRAHSGEKP; translated from the exons AGTGCAGTGACCTATGATGACGTGCATATTGACTTCAGTTTTGAAGAGTGGGCTTTGCTGGATCTTTCCCAGAAGAGTCTGTACAAAtctgtgatgctggagacctacaggaaCCTCACTGCTATAG GCTACCGTTGGGAAACCCGTCCTATTGAAGAAGGGTgtcaaagttctagaagacatgGAAG GCATGAAAGAATTtgtactggagagaaaccatctGAATTCACTCAGTGTTGTATAGCCTTTGCATGTCATAGTCATCTTCAAAGGATTGAGAGTAATCATACTGGAAAGAAACCCTATAAAAGTATTGGATATGGTGCAGCCTCTGCACATCGTACTGGAGAGAAATCCTTTGAACATAGTCAGTGTGGCAAAGCCTTTGCACAACACAGTCATCtccaaaatcataaaaaaatacaCAGTGGAGAGAAACTTTACAattgtaatcaatgtggtaaagcctttggaTGTCACCGTTAtcttcaaaagcataaaagaagacatactggagagaaaccttatgaatgtcatcaatgtggtaaagccttttccCAGCCCCATAAtctccaaatacataaaagaacacatactggagagaaaccttatgaatgtcatcaatgtggtaaagccttttccCAGCTCAGTAAtctccaaatacataaaagaacacatactggagagaaaccttatgaatgttatcaatgtggtaaagccttttccCGCCCCAGtagttttcaaaaacataaaagaacacatactggggagaaaccttatgaatgtcatcaatgtggtaaagccttttccCACTCCAGTagttttcaaatacataaaagaatacatactggagagaaaccttatgaatgtcatcaatgtgataaagccttttcCCGGTACAAGCAtttccaaatacataaaagaacacatactggagagaaaccttatgaatgtattCAATGTGGTAAAGACTTTGCAAGTAACAGTCATCTTcaagtacataaaagaacacatactggagagaaaccctacaaatgtaatcaatgtggtaaagacTTTATAAGTAACAATCATCTTcaagtacataaaagaacacatactggagagaaaccttatgaatgtaatcaatgtggtagaGCCTTTGGACGTCACAATCATCTTCAagtacataaaagaatacattctggagagaaaccttatgaatgtattcaatgtggtaaagcttttacaCGTAACTATTATCTGCAAGTACATAAAATAACACAtagtggagagaaaccttatgaatgtaatcaatgtggtagaGCCTTTGGACGTCTCAGttatcttcaaaggcataaaataacacatagtggagagaaaccttatgaatgtaatgaatgtggtaaagcttttgcatTTCACAGTTATCTCCAAgcacataaaagaacacatattgGAGAGAAACCGTACACCTGTAatgaatgtggtaaagcctttgtacGTCAAAGTTATCTCcaagtacataaaagaacacatagtggagagaaaccttacagcTGTAatgaatgtggtaaagcctttacaaGTCAAAGTTATCTCCAAGTACATAAAAGACTACAtagtggagagaaaccttataaCTGTAatgaatgtggtaaagcctttacaaGTCACAGTTATCTCCAAGTACATAAAAGAGCACATAGTGGAGAGAAACCTTAG